Genomic DNA from Jonesia denitrificans DSM 20603:
ACCGAATCCTCAGGGGCTGCAATTACCAAACGTCTCGAACGGCTTGTTGCCAAAGAACTGGTTGTGCGAAAAGAACTCCCCAGCGACCGCCGTGTCGTGCTCGTGTCCCTCACCGACAAAGGACGAGACCTCATCGACCAGGTGTTTCCCCTCATGGTGGAACTGGAACGAGAGTTCATCGCGCCACTCAATGAAGGGCAACGCCACGCACTCGAAGAAGCGCTCACGATCATGTTGCAGCACGCTGACCCCAGTGACACCTAAACAACCAACTCGCACAGCTCGACAACGACGCACGGGTGGTGGGCACAGTGCCCACCACCCGTTGCGATGCCCCGCGTCTCTTGAGTTGTCAGACGGCTCAGGGAACTGGCTATTTTTCCAGTGACACTAGTTGCGCCCGGTCATTGTGGACACATCAAGAGCTGAGTCAAGTTGTTCTTCAGAGACTTCGCCGCGCTCCACGAACCCCAACGCAATAACGGCGTCACGCACAGTCATGCTGTGAGCCACCGAGTACTTCGCCACCTGTGCAGCCGACTCGTACCCAATGACCCGGTTCAGTGGCGTGACAATAGATGGTGATGACTCAGCCAACGCGCGTGCATGCTCGACGTTCGCGGTGATACCAGTGATCGTCTTGTCCGCCAACACACGGCTCGCATTGGCAAGCAAACGGATAGATTCCAAGACACCTTGCGCGATCACAGGGATTTGCACGTTCAGTTCAAAGGACCCGCTCGCTCCAGCCCACGCGACAGTAGCGTCATTGCCCACCACACGTGCGCCAACCATAAGCACCGCCTCAGGGATGACTGGGTTGACCTTGCCCGGCATAATCGAAGACCCTGGTTGCAAGTCAGGAATAGCGATTTCCCCCAAACCAGTGTTTGGTCCAGAGCCCATCCACCGCAGGTCGTTGCACATCTTGGTGACAGACACAGCGATAGTGCGCATGACACCAGAAAGTTCCACGAGGGAATCGCGGGCAGATTGTGCCTCAAAGTGGT
This window encodes:
- a CDS encoding MarR family winged helix-turn-helix transcriptional regulator, whose amino-acid sequence is MDFAERAHHQWHTIAPDIDISHLLTTGRLQRIASFVTARSEQRLAEFGINRGEFNLLSVVRRSGKNCRATELSALTESSGAAITKRLERLVAKELVVRKELPSDRRVVLVSLTDKGRDLIDQVFPLMVELEREFIAPLNEGQRHALEEALTIMLQHADPSDT